In Gemmatimonadales bacterium, one DNA window encodes the following:
- a CDS encoding Glu/Leu/Phe/Val dehydrogenase: protein MSIGASFLEQVNRSFDRAAGFTQHDATLLANIKASKNLFYTSFPIKRDDGSIEVMHAWRAEHSHHKLPCKGGIRYASSVDAEEVQALAALMTYKCALVDVPFGGAKGGIRLDPKTYSPAELERITRRYVFELVRKNFIGPGLDVPAPDVGTSSREMAWIADTYTQLRPGEVDALGCVTAKPVTQGGIRGRVEATGRGVFYGVREVASIGEDMKALGLSAGLQGKRVVIQGLGNVGYFAARFFQEGGAVLVGLAESEGAIANPKGLDLESVMAYRKDRRTLLGFPGGTDLARREDALELDCDILIPAALERQITAENAARIQAKIVVEAANGPTTPEADDILARRDVMVIPDAFINAGGVTVSYFEWVKNLGHVRFGRMQKRFEQGAYGRLLHAVEGITDRRFAPGEIERVTYGAGEEDLVNSGLEETMTSAYHPIREVWKRQGKIDLRTAALIVAIDKVATSYLQLGIFP from the coding sequence ATGTCCATCGGCGCCAGCTTTCTCGAGCAGGTGAACCGGTCGTTCGACCGCGCGGCCGGATTTACCCAGCATGACGCCACCCTGCTCGCCAACATCAAGGCCAGCAAGAACCTCTTCTACACCAGCTTCCCCATCAAGCGCGACGACGGCTCTATCGAGGTGATGCATGCCTGGCGGGCCGAGCACAGCCATCACAAGCTGCCTTGCAAGGGCGGCATCCGATACGCCTCGAGTGTGGACGCCGAGGAAGTCCAGGCGCTGGCGGCGCTGATGACCTACAAGTGCGCGCTGGTGGACGTGCCGTTCGGCGGCGCCAAGGGCGGCATCCGGCTCGATCCCAAGACCTACTCGCCGGCAGAGCTGGAGCGGATCACCCGGCGCTACGTGTTCGAGTTGGTGCGGAAGAACTTCATCGGACCCGGGCTCGACGTGCCGGCGCCGGATGTCGGGACCAGTTCACGAGAGATGGCCTGGATCGCCGATACCTATACCCAGCTGCGCCCCGGGGAGGTCGATGCGCTCGGTTGCGTCACGGCCAAGCCGGTGACGCAGGGCGGGATTCGGGGGCGGGTCGAAGCCACCGGCCGGGGCGTGTTCTATGGCGTCCGCGAGGTGGCAAGCATTGGCGAGGACATGAAGGCGTTGGGACTGTCGGCCGGGCTCCAGGGCAAGCGCGTCGTGATCCAGGGGCTGGGAAATGTGGGCTACTTCGCCGCTCGTTTCTTCCAGGAGGGCGGTGCGGTGCTGGTGGGGCTCGCGGAGTCGGAGGGTGCCATCGCGAATCCGAAAGGGCTCGACCTCGAGAGCGTCATGGCCTATCGGAAGGACCGCCGGACCCTGCTCGGGTTCCCCGGCGGTACCGACCTCGCGCGCCGGGAGGATGCGCTCGAGCTCGACTGCGACATCCTCATCCCCGCCGCGCTGGAGCGACAGATCACGGCGGAGAACGCGGCCCGAATCCAGGCCAAGATCGTCGTCGAAGCCGCCAATGGCCCAACCACGCCCGAGGCCGACGACATTCTCGCCCGGCGCGACGTGATGGTGATCCCCGACGCCTTCATCAATGCGGGCGGTGTCACCGTCTCCTACTTCGAGTGGGTGAAGAACCTGGGCCATGTGCGGTTCGGTCGGATGCAGAAGCGGTTCGAGCAGGGCGCCTACGGCCGCCTGCTGCACGCCGTCGAGGGGATCACCGACCGGCGCTTCGCGCCGGGGGAGATCGAGCGGGTCACCTACGGCGCGGGCGAGGAGGACCTGGTGAACTCCGGACTCGAAGAAACCATGACCAGCGCTTACCATCCGATCCGGGAGGTCTGGAAGCGTCAGGGCAAGATCGATCTCCGAACCGCGGCCCTGATCGTGGCGATCGACAAGGTGGCGACGAGCTATCTTCAGCTCGGAATCTTCCCCTAG
- a CDS encoding gamma-glutamyltransferase, which yields MTPRCRAAYVAALTCLLSSVPLAAQQTEKPPLHARHWLAITGKPLAATAGAAMFQKGGNAVDAACAMLAAVTTMWDVLSWGGETQALIYHPGLKRVIGIDALGVAPAGATVEFYRGKGYRYPPEYGPLAAITPGTPGGLMTMLAEYGTLSLADVLAPAIQMADGYPIEAETADFIEREKGRIKQWKYSRAVFLPHQGETREAPEPGEVFVQKDLAVTLRKLVAAERAARRAGKSRKEAIYAAYDRFYKGDIGRELVRGVQEEGGLITAADLAHWRVKTETPLSTTYKGIEVYKLPIWQQGPVMLQALNMLENVELKPMGYNSPKYIHTLYQVMNLAYADRDFYYGDPAFPPEEPVRGLLSKAYAKSRIQRIDSTRNDPDVRPGDPYPFQGQTNPFANLLARWTVVPPPDTLLKRGEKTKSSLAPAATDSLFREQFYRGTTSIEAADEAGWVVSITPSGGWVPAVIAGHTGVGLSQRAQSFVTRPEDEPYNVIQPGKHPRVTLTPTLALKNGLPFLAFAVQGGDSQDQNLLQFFLDIVEFGMTPQQASEAPNINSYQMRSSFGEHEARPGHMLLASATPDSVRTALQRMGYTLEFEERTSGPINAILFDRRHGTMWGASSNHGEDYGIAW from the coding sequence ATGACACCTCGGTGCCGAGCAGCCTACGTTGCTGCCCTGACCTGCCTTCTCTCATCGGTGCCTCTCGCCGCTCAGCAGACCGAGAAGCCTCCCCTCCACGCCCGACATTGGCTCGCCATCACCGGGAAGCCGCTGGCCGCCACCGCCGGCGCGGCCATGTTCCAGAAGGGTGGCAACGCCGTCGACGCCGCCTGTGCGATGCTGGCCGCGGTCACCACCATGTGGGACGTGCTGTCGTGGGGCGGCGAGACCCAGGCGCTCATCTATCATCCGGGCCTCAAGCGGGTGATCGGGATCGATGCCCTGGGAGTGGCACCGGCCGGCGCCACGGTCGAATTCTATCGCGGGAAGGGCTACCGGTACCCGCCCGAATACGGCCCGCTCGCGGCGATTACGCCGGGGACCCCGGGCGGTCTGATGACCATGCTTGCCGAGTACGGCACCCTCAGCCTGGCGGACGTGCTGGCGCCCGCCATCCAGATGGCCGACGGCTACCCCATCGAGGCGGAGACCGCCGACTTCATCGAACGCGAGAAAGGGCGGATCAAGCAGTGGAAGTATTCGCGCGCCGTCTTCCTGCCGCATCAGGGAGAGACCCGAGAGGCGCCCGAGCCGGGCGAGGTATTCGTTCAGAAAGACCTCGCCGTGACCCTGCGCAAGCTGGTGGCTGCTGAGCGCGCGGCCCGGCGGGCGGGAAAGAGCCGGAAGGAGGCGATCTACGCCGCGTACGACCGGTTCTACAAGGGAGACATCGGCCGCGAGCTGGTACGCGGCGTCCAGGAGGAGGGCGGCCTCATCACCGCCGCCGATCTGGCGCACTGGCGGGTCAAGACCGAGACGCCGTTGAGCACCACCTACAAGGGGATCGAGGTCTACAAGCTTCCGATCTGGCAGCAGGGACCGGTCATGCTGCAGGCACTCAACATGCTGGAGAACGTCGAGCTGAAGCCGATGGGCTACAACTCGCCCAAGTACATCCATACGCTGTACCAGGTGATGAACCTGGCCTATGCCGACCGCGACTTCTACTACGGCGATCCCGCGTTTCCTCCCGAAGAGCCGGTGCGCGGCCTGCTCTCGAAGGCGTACGCCAAGAGCCGGATCCAACGGATCGACTCGACCCGGAACGACCCCGACGTGCGCCCCGGCGACCCGTATCCCTTCCAGGGTCAGACCAATCCCTTCGCGAACCTGCTCGCCCGGTGGACCGTGGTGCCGCCGCCGGACACACTGCTGAAGCGTGGGGAAAAGACCAAGAGCTCGCTGGCGCCGGCAGCGACAGACTCGCTATTTCGTGAGCAGTTCTACCGCGGCACCACGTCCATCGAGGCGGCGGACGAGGCGGGGTGGGTCGTCTCGATCACGCCGAGCGGCGGATGGGTGCCCGCGGTGATCGCCGGTCACACCGGCGTGGGGCTGAGCCAGCGGGCCCAGAGCTTCGTCACCCGGCCGGAAGATGAGCCCTACAACGTGATCCAACCCGGCAAGCACCCGCGCGTCACGCTCACCCCCACGCTGGCGCTCAAGAATGGGCTCCCATTCCTGGCGTTCGCCGTGCAGGGCGGCGACTCGCAGGATCAGAACCTGCTCCAGTTCTTCCTGGATATCGTGGAGTTCGGGATGACGCCGCAGCAGGCCTCGGAGGCTCCCAACATCAACAGCTACCAGATGCGCTCATCGTTCGGCGAGCACGAGGCTCGGCCGGGCCACATGCTGCTGGCGTCAGCCACGCCGGACAGCGTCCGCACCGCGCTCCAGCGGATGGGGTACACGCTGGAGTTCGAGGAGCGCACCTCGGGACCGATCAACGCCATCCTCTTTGACCGCCGGCACGGGACGATGTGGGGGGCGTCCAGCAACCACGGAGAGGACTACGGCATCGCCTGGTGA
- a CDS encoding sigma-70 family RNA polymerase sigma factor, with protein sequence MEPWLAKFDAGDPQAAWDLFADRYRRLMLATIRRLVPDHDDVMDVFSMACQALSANDFARLKRYSDRSARPASVATWLVIVVRNLTIDWLRQRDGRRRLTVPSTLSPLQQEIYAAVCIGGHSHVEAYELIRARTGSSMPFHEFLQEVRSLARTAPCPDSAPSRHPVSDPSAIEVAVPELDPVETAEAVQRLAEALASHPPDVRLAVELFVVERLSAADVARAVGWPGPKTVYNRVYRALAALRTRLELEGIGPGDL encoded by the coding sequence GTGGAGCCTTGGCTTGCCAAGTTCGACGCGGGCGACCCTCAAGCCGCCTGGGACCTGTTCGCCGACCGCTATCGGCGGCTGATGCTTGCGACCATCAGGCGCCTGGTCCCGGACCATGACGATGTCATGGACGTGTTCTCCATGGCCTGTCAGGCTCTCTCCGCCAACGATTTCGCTCGCCTCAAGCGCTACTCCGATCGATCCGCCCGACCCGCCAGCGTCGCCACCTGGCTGGTCATCGTGGTACGCAACCTCACCATCGACTGGCTCCGCCAGCGCGATGGTCGTCGCCGCCTCACCGTGCCGTCGACCCTCTCCCCGCTGCAGCAGGAGATCTACGCGGCCGTCTGCATCGGGGGCCATTCGCACGTCGAGGCCTACGAGCTGATCCGCGCTCGCACCGGATCGTCGATGCCGTTTCATGAATTTCTCCAGGAGGTCCGTTCCCTTGCTCGGACCGCGCCGTGCCCCGACAGCGCTCCGTCGCGGCACCCGGTGTCCGACCCGTCGGCCATCGAGGTAGCCGTGCCCGAGCTGGACCCGGTGGAGACGGCGGAGGCGGTCCAAAGGCTTGCCGAGGCGCTGGCATCGCACCCGCCGGACGTACGGCTCGCCGTGGAGTTGTTCGTCGTCGAACGACTTTCCGCTGCCGACGTCGCCCGTGCGGTTGGCTGGCCCGGCCCCAAGACCGTCTACAACCGGGTGTATCGCGCGCTCGCTGCGCTGCGGACCCGGCTCGAGCTCGAGGGCATCGGTCCCGGCGACCTCTGA
- a CDS encoding DUF5996 family protein, which translates to MSGSRQAGHRAWPSIPYGEWKETLATLHLWTQIVGKVRLVQTPWVNHSWHVPLYVTARGLTTSPVPYGARSFEIRFDFLDHRLAIETTDGQVELLELAPRSVADFYQELFARLKALGLDIKIRTIPNEIPDAIPFEQDRVHAAYDAERVTRFWRALVQADRILRTFRSRFLGKSSPVHFFWGGFDLAVTRFSGRRAPPHPGGVPNLPDWVAREAYSHEVSSCGFWPGGEALPEPVFYAYAYPEPEGFKRAAIGPAGAEYHSTLGEFVLPYEAVRQAPSPETALLEFLQDTYEAAAGLAGWDRPALERTTK; encoded by the coding sequence GTGAGCGGATCGAGACAGGCCGGCCATCGGGCCTGGCCCTCGATACCCTATGGAGAATGGAAGGAGACCCTGGCCACGCTGCACCTGTGGACCCAGATCGTTGGCAAGGTCCGCCTGGTCCAGACGCCGTGGGTCAACCATTCGTGGCACGTGCCCCTGTACGTGACGGCGCGAGGGCTCACGACGTCGCCGGTCCCCTATGGCGCTCGCAGCTTCGAGATCAGATTCGATTTCCTGGATCACCGGCTCGCCATCGAGACCACGGACGGACAGGTCGAGCTGCTCGAGCTGGCGCCACGTAGCGTGGCCGATTTCTACCAGGAGCTGTTCGCCCGCCTGAAGGCGCTTGGCCTCGACATCAAGATCCGAACCATCCCCAACGAGATTCCGGATGCCATTCCGTTCGAGCAGGACCGAGTGCATGCGGCGTACGACGCGGAGCGGGTCACCCGCTTCTGGCGCGCCCTGGTTCAGGCCGACCGTATCCTCCGCACCTTCCGCTCGCGCTTCCTCGGCAAGTCCAGTCCGGTGCACTTCTTCTGGGGCGGCTTCGACCTCGCGGTGACCCGGTTCTCCGGCCGCCGGGCACCGCCGCACCCGGGCGGCGTCCCCAACCTACCGGACTGGGTAGCTAGGGAAGCCTACTCCCACGAGGTCAGCAGCTGCGGGTTCTGGCCGGGCGGGGAGGCGCTGCCCGAGCCGGTCTTCTACGCCTACGCGTATCCCGAGCCGGAGGGCTTCAAGCGGGCCGCGATTGGGCCGGCCGGGGCGGAGTACCATTCCACGCTCGGCGAGTTCGTGCTGCCGTACGAGGCGGTCCGGCAGGCGCCCTCGCCGGAGACGGCGCTGCTGGAGTTTCTGCAGGACACCTACGAGGCGGCTGCCGGGCTCGCGGGATGGGATCGCCCGGCACTGGAGCGGACCACGAAGTAG